Proteins co-encoded in one Euleptes europaea isolate rEulEur1 chromosome 1, rEulEur1.hap1, whole genome shotgun sequence genomic window:
- the CAMKV gene encoding caM kinase-like vesicle-associated protein — MPFGCVTLGDKKDYNQPSEVTDRYDLGQVIKTEEFCEIFRAKEKSTGKLYTCKKFLKRDGRKVRKAAKNEIIILKMVKHPNILQLVDVYVTKKEYFLFLELATGREVFDWILDQGYYSERDTSNVIRQVLEAVAYLHTLKIVHRNLKAKNLVYYNRLKNSKIVISDFHLAKLENGLIKEPCGTPEYLAPEVVGRQRYGRPVDCWAIGVIMYILLSGNPPFYEEMDEDDYENHDKNLFRKILAGDYEFDPPYWDDISQAAKDLVARLMEVDQDQRITAQEAISHEWISGNAASDKNIKDGVCAQIEKNFARAKWKKAIRVTTMMKRLRASEHTDGAKPATPTAATTDSAATTETTNAPQAKAEADGTAPTSTTEAVPATTAVAPDPAATSSETTPTTPAEIPATSSSAPTTCNGEETTTPSATPESLNEETG; from the exons ATGCCGTTTGGATGTGTTACCCTGGGAGATAAAAAAGATTACAACCAGCCATCTGAAGTGACTGACAGATATGACCTGGGGCAGGTCATCAAAAC AGAAGAGTTCTGTGAGATATTCCGTGCCAAGGAGAAGTCAACAGGGAAGCTCTATACATGCAAGAAGTTTCTGAAAAGGGATGGGCGCAAAGTACGGAAGGCAGCCAAGAATGAAATCATCATCCTGAAAAT GGTGAAACACCCCAATATTCTGCAGTTGGTGGATGTGTATGTCACCAAGAAAGAGTACTTCCTCTTCTTGGAGCT AGCCACTGGCCGGGAGGTATTTGATTGGATCTTGGACCAAGGTTACTACTCTGAGCGTGACACCAGTAATGTCATTCGGCAAGTGCTGGAGGCTGTGGCATACCTGCATACACTAAAGATCGTACATAGGAACCTCAAGGCAA AGAATTTGGTATATTATAACCGACTAAAGAACTCCAAGATTGTAATCAGCGACTTTCACTTGGCCAAGCTGGAGAACGGACTCATCAAggaaccctgtggaactcctgaGTATCTAG CTCCTGAGGTGGTAGGGCGCCAGCGATATGGGAGGCCTGTAGACTGCTGGGCAATTGGTGTCATCATGTACATTCT CTTGTCAGGGAACCCACCCTTCTATGAGGAGATGGATGAAGATGATTACGAGAACCATGACAAGAACCTATTCCGTAAGATCTTGGCTGGTGACTATGAGTTTGATCCTCCATATTGGGACGATATCTCACAAGCAG CCAAGGATCTGGTAGCCCGTCTGATGGAGGTGGACCAAGACCAGAGAATTACAGCACAGGAAGCTATTTCTCATGAATG GATCTCTGGCAATGCTGCTTCAGACAAGAACATAAAGGATGGAGTGTGTGCTCAGATTGAGAAAAATTTTGCGAGGGCAAAATGGAAG AAAGCCATTCGGGTGACTACAATGATGAAGAGACTCAGAGCATCAGAGCACACAGATGGAGCCAAGCCAGCCACTCCCACTGCTGCAACAACAGACAGTGCTGCCACGACAGAGACCACCAACGCCCCACAGGCTAAAGCTGAAGCAGATGGCACAGCGCCAACCTCAACCACTGAAGCAGTGCCAGCAACAACAGCGGTAGCTCCAGATCCTGCAGCAACAAGCTCAGAAACAACGCCAACAACTCCGGCAGAAATTCCAGCAACATCATCGTCAGCACCCACTACGTGTAACGGGGAAGAAACCACTACTCCTAGTGCCACCCCAGAGTCCTTGAATGAGGAGACTGGCTGA